In Chroicocephalus ridibundus chromosome 2, bChrRid1.1, whole genome shotgun sequence, the DNA window TTGTCCATAAAGCACCCACAGACCTCTAGGCAGTTCCCACTGGTTTTGCTTGTTCTCATATATATCATCATTTCTTCCTCCAGTGGTCGGAGCACCACCAGGCTGCCTATCCCTGATGGAAAGCCTACTCTGGACTGGACCGTCCTTGAGGTCATGATAGCAGTCATCTGCAGAAAACAGTCGAGCAGCACTGGATGGATGCAGTAGTTGTGCATCTCTCTGACAGTCTCCTTGTTCACCTTTATGTTTGTTATACCTTCCTTTAGTTCCTGGCAATAATGCACGTCACTGAGCTGCCTGAACATGGAACCATACTGAAAGCCAATCTCAGACAGTGCTTCATAAACCTCCTCTCTGCTAACCACTGACCTGCATCTTTGATAGATGTCTTGGACGCAGATGGTGCTTTCTTCCACCACAGCTTCAGGCCCCTTTACGACATGGCCCGTAGCATAAACTGCGTTGGAGGAAGAGACTATCTCAAAGGCTGTCACTGCTTTTTGTGGACTCAGTTTGATATTCAAGACTTGCGAACTCTGTGTGAGAACACACGGCGCAGAAAAACTGATGCTCATCTGGCAAGTACTCAGAGGCACTCGAGGTCTTGAGCTGTTCATCACAGAGGCCAGACCAAGCTCCACATAAAAAGCACCAGGGACTAAAGCCACACCATTGTTCTTGTGCTCATATAAGTACGATGTCGTCTCCTGAGACAGCAGGCAGCCAAACTCCGTGTTGTCACTGTTTATGCCATAAATCAAAGGATGACTGGAGCTGACACTTCTTTGATTTGCTTGTTGATGGATATCTAGACAGGCCATGAGTTTTTTGCGATCAAATTGATACCGCGGAATGGCCAGTGGAGCGCTTTGATACCCATTATAAAAGTGCTGCCAGTTGGGATTATATCCCAGTTCAAACAGATTTCCTACCAGGGTGAAGAGTGTCTGATACTCTGCATCAGTTTGCAAAGAAGAGAACACCTTTGTGCCCTTTCCTAGAGTTTCCTTTATGCTTCGCTGCAACGCTCGGTGAGGACTTATTTCCACAAACACCACGTTTTCCTTGTCTCTAGCTGCAGTTTTGATAGCTTGAGTGAAAGCAACAGGCTCACGAGTATGCCGGGCCCAGAATTTGCCCTGAGCAAAGTCATTTTCAGAAGCAGCCACCCCAGTCAGTGTTGAGATCACTTCAATTTCccccttttgtttttctaaagttTTTATGTTCTCTTCCAACTCCCCAAGTATCATATCCATGCTGGGGCTGTGGTACGCAGCTGGGACATTTAAAACGTGAAGAAAGATGTTTCTCTGGCTGAAAGCTTGAGCTAGATCTCTCTGCACAGCATCCACAGAGTCCGAATGCCCAGACAAGGTGCAGGAAACTGGGCTGTTGAAAGCTGCAATGCACACCTTTCCTGAGTAGCCATGCAGACATTCAGCAATCTCTTGAACAGGGATGTTTCCAACCACCAACATTCTGCCACTGGCAGTCTTTGCCTGCAGCCGGCTCCGGTGATAAATCACTTTGACTGCATCTGCCAGGGAAAGGTACCCAGCAAAATGCGCAGCAGCAACTTCCCCTACCGAGTGGCCAACAGCAGTGACTGGTTTAATGCCCCAGTATTTCAGAAGGGAAGCTAAGGCAACCTGCAGGGTAAAAAGCAAGGGCTGGGAAAGCTCTGGATCCAACAAATACTTTGCGCTATGGCCTCTTCGTGGCAGGAGGCTGATGGGAGCATGTTTCTGAAAAAGTGCTTCTATTTCCTCACACTTATCTCTGAACACTGGCTCTGAGCTCAGCAGTACCTCGCTGAACTCCTTCAGCGTTACGCCGTTGCCACAGAACACAAACACCAGCTGTGGTTCCACCTTTGACACGGCAAGTTCAGTGCTCGCTGCCGATGTAACCTCTTGCTGCAAGTGTTGGAGAGAATTTGTGACAAACGCTTTTCGGTACCTATAGTTGGCATGGCTTCTTCTGCAGGCAGACGTGTAGGCCAGGCCTGGGAGAGTTACAGAGTTTCTTGTGCGCAGCTGGTCAGCTGTATCGGCCATTGTCATCTGAAGGGACTTACCTGACGCTGCTGACAGCAGAACTAATTCAAGGGGCCTCTTAAAGGCGGGAAGAGGCTCTAGCTGCTTAATCTGCCTGACTACCACATGAGCATTGGTTCCTCCAAATCCAAAGCAGTTGATGCCAGCTACTCTTCCATGCTCAGGGGATTCTTCCCAGGGCTCTACAGCTGTGGGAATTGCAAGGTTCAATTTCTCTGTATCGATGCTGCTCATCTCCTTTGAGTAATGCAAGGAGGGAACAATCTTTCCATGATGCATCATCAGAAGCACTTTGATTaaccctgctgctccagcagctgatTCAGTGTGGCCAATATTTCCTTTCACGGAACCCATTTTCAGAATGGAAACTTGTGAAGACCTGTTTTTACAAATGACACTACCCAGGCTTTCAGCTTCAACAGGATCTCCAGCGGCAGTTCCTGTACCGTGTGCTTCAATGTACTGCACAACTGAGGGATCAACATGAGTTCCATAAATGCTGCGCAGTAACTTCTCTTGCTCTATTTGAGACGGTCTTGTGATTGGAGTCATGGACCTACCGTTCTGATTTACTGCACTGATGTTTATAACACCCCAGATTTTGCTGTAATCTTCTTTTGCCTGTGtcataaaaaggtaaaattatcTTTAATAATCCCATGCTTTCCCTGTATAGGACAAACCAAAACATAACAACAAAACAACGAACAGACAGAGTATAATACTGACTTTAAAATGTGTGATCCCTTCCCCACGGTAGGGGAAGTGCATAAATGCTTAATGCTCAGTAAGTGCTTCATTAATCCTAAACTTGAATTGGAAAATCTTTTCTGGAGTAATTATGAGAATTGGAGGTATGAAATTCAGGTAAGGAACCAGTCCTACTTTAGGCTGCTTCACAAGCAACCTTACCTTTTTCAGTGGTTTGAGGAAAACAACACCACAGCCTTCTCCCCTTCCATAGCCATCTGCCTTTTTGGAGAAGGGTTTGCTTATTCCCTCGGGAGAGATCATTTTTGCTTTACTGAGAGACACAAAGGTGCGGGGATCTATTATGCAGTTCACTCCACCACAGATTGCTGCCTCACAGTCTCCTGGAGTAAAATGGAAAGACGCTCATGTTGAGATGTCCAAGATGATGCACAGAAACAGTAGCAAGTCTAATTTCATTGTCCAGCTTCTCTTCCGTCCCATTACCTGATTTAATTGCTTGCAAGGCGTAGTgtagagcaaaaagaaaagatgaacatGCAGTGTCAATCGTCAGTGATGGTCCAGTCAGATTAAAAGTGAATGAGACCCTGTTAGCAGCAATGCTCATTGCTGCTCCAGTACCATCATAATGATTTATTTCACTCGCTGCTCTGCTTGTTACAATTTCATAGTCTCGATTCATAAGAcctgcaaaaatattaaatatgtgtCACGTTAAGCCAAGCAAACAAAAGGGATGTACAGCTTTAAACCTGACAGCACGTTTTGGGTTTCTGTTTTAATAGTAAACTACATGAAGTCAGTGCTCCTGTGGTGAAACTTTGTTTCAACGCAAGTCCAAGGCAAAACTCCCAGCAATTCCTCTGGACCCAACTTACACAAACGTATCTAACACTGGACATTTCTACCTGCACAGTAAATGACGGGCGTTTCCTGATTGCTTAACTCATTGTATGATGCAGCTAAGCTCTGTGTAGCCTCCTCAGACCCCTGTTTCTCAGTTTGAGAGTGGTTGGGTTTGTTTCACTATGGGAATAGATATTAAGAAGTTACAATGAGGATAGGTAGGATATAAATGTACAGGACATTAGCTTCAATTCTTCGCATGTTCCAAGTTAAAGGTCACAGCATAAGCTACATCCagtgctttttatttatctttggtCTGCTCACTGCGATACAGTAAGtaagacagaaatagaaaagaacagGGCCTGTGAGAGGAGTTGTGTCCTCTTTCTGGGAGCATACGTGCTCGAAATAAAGTGGATCCCCAAGTCCACAGGCACGtgtggaaaatgcagaaaagtcaGCGAGCAAGGAATAGTCACCTCTGTGAAAGAAGAGCGTGTCTCAGACTAAAAGATGATCTAAACAGTTTGCCCCTATAGTTTCATCAGCCTAACCATCCCTGAAAATTCCTCTTAAAAGGGACACAGGTTACATCAGCAAAAATGTGCTGTTATTCTAGCTCCTtgatagaatggaatggaatggaatggaatggaatggaatggaatggaatggaatggaatggaatggaatggaatagagcagagcagagcagagcagaatagttcagttggaaggggcctacaATGATTCTCTAGTCCACTGCATGACGAATTCAGGGCTCACCAAAAGTTAAAGCCTGTTATTAAGGGCATTTTCCAAATGCCTCTTacacactgacaggcttggggcatcaaccaccccTCAAgggagcctcttccagtgtttgatcactctCTCTGTAAATAAATTCTTCCTAACGCCAAGTCTGAACCTCCTctggcgcagctttgaaccattcccatacACCTTGTCAcaggataccagggagaagagctcagcacctccctctccacctcccttCCTCAGGAAGCCATAGAGAGCAGAGCTCGCCCCTCACTCTCCTGTTCTCCAAACTGGACAGACCCagagtccttagctgctcctcataggacatgccttccagccctttcaccagctttgttgccctcctctggacatctcctttttaaattgtgaggcccaaaactgcacagaatactcaaggtgaggctgcaccaatgctAAATACAGCAGGAGAATCACCCCTTTGACCAGCTGGTTACACTCTATTTAATGcaccagatccctttctgcagggctgctctccagccactcctctccccgTTTAGACTTGTGTCCACTGTTACTTCATCCCGgatgcagaatccagcatttgttcTTGTCAAATTTCATGCCACTGAGGACTGcacaatgctccaatctatctagatccctctcgGCCTCGTGTCCCTTGAGAGGGTCAACAGCAACTCCCaatttagtatcatcagcaaacttactaatggtgcattcaactcctgcatccaggtCCTTGATAAAAATGTtcaacagaactggccctagaaatGCGCCCTGATGAACACTGCTGGTGACcggtcaccagccagatgtagccccattctcTTCAACCCCTTGAGCCCTGCTGTTCAGCTACTTCCTCACCCAGTGCAGCCTGGACCTGGTCGTCTCACAGTTggacttgtccagaaggatgctgtgagggacaagATCAAAAACCTtactaaaattcagaaaaactacatccaccgcCTTCTCTTCCCCCACTAGGTGGGTGGCCTGATTGTAGAAGGATATCAGATTAAACAGAACTTTCCGGTTGGGAACCCATGATGACTGTTCCTGATGATTGCATTGTCCTTTAAACGTCTTTCAACAGCAcccagtataatcttctccataactCTTCCAGGTACTGAGGTAAGCAGTTGGACAAGTGCACCTTGGTAGCATACTAATAACTACGGGAGGATTTCTGCTGGTTTAAAAGGATATTAATCCCTACAACACCTTAACAAATGCTATACTGGGAAACGGTATAGTGGAAAAAAGTGTAGGTTTGTCTTGAGAGTATCGTTCCTGGGAAGGGTTGGGTAGCCACTTTAACTGTTTCCTGATTTAGCTTCAGTGCCTGAAGACACTAAGAGGAGCACCTAAAGAGATACGTGAATTATATCATGAACTTCTAGAGTAGCCTGGTAATCCTTACCAAAAATAACCAGTAGCGTCACAGCACAGTAGCCTTAGACCTCCAGTGCTAGATGTGCATGTAAAGTTTATGAAGGAGTGCTCCAATTTTCGTGAGGTTCAAACATACTTTCTTCACCATGAAACGTTCATCTTACCAATAAAAACACCTGTTTTGGTGCCACTGATAGCTTCTATGGGGACTCCTGCATCCTCCAGGGCTTTGTATGTGCATTCTATCAATAACTTCTGCTGCGGATCCATGCGTTCAGCTTCCATATTATTAATCCCAAACAGGTGGTTGTCAAACGAATTAAATCTAAAATACACAGACCAGAAAATGGTACAATACATACACAATACCAGAAGACTCAAAGTACACATTTTTTGCAATTTcatgaaaagcaaagcagtaaCTGCTGGTTAGGCCACGGTTCCCATTtatgaaattcagaagaaaatgtttatagGCCAGGGATGTTTGATGTCCCACCACAAAATATGTGTTTTTATCAACGATTCTGCATTCCAGAGTTATGAGCCCCCCTCCTAGAAATTTTTATTCACTTGGTTATCCCACTAGTACCAACAGGACTCCTCAGATTATGAAAATTTGCAGAATGAGACTCCCTCTGCTGTAATGTGGTTTTAGCCAACAAGTTTTAAACACATATTGTCTTCTAAATTATTTAGGGCAATATAGACCAATGCTTTACAATTTAAAACCAATAAGTAGAGGATCAGCTCAAATGTTTCCAAGAGATACCCCAACTTCTCCaataataaattcaaaatatttgatgtgtgtatgtgtgtgcttatctttaaaaaaaaccttgaaagtAGGCCCATGCTTACAAACAACCAATCCCAGGGTTAATCTTGTATCCCAAGATCAGATTTGTATTGGCCTTCTATCCTGTCTTGATTTCAGTGGAGAATTCAATATCTAACATGGGAGTAATCACTGAAGTAATTCTGGGTCCTACGATTCAAACCTTCTAAGCATTATTCTCCAGAGCCAGTAAGATTGCTTCTGCACATGTGAACTTCTCGTTTGAGTAAAGGTCTACAGCCTGAGGATTTAAGGTGAatgtggatttaaaataaaagacacttaTGCTGATCTTACTGTAATTTGCTGTTCTTTGCACTAGTCATAGCCCCTGTAGAGCTGTACCCATATCTCTGAGATAATTTGACATGAGACATGAGGACATACTGTAGTTTGCTCCTCCACACTTTCTCTTTACACTAGTATCTTTACCTGATACTTGTACACACATAATCCCTCAGTGTTATGGAGGAGTGactcagaataaagaaaaagttggtttttttcagacgTGACAGTGTGAGCCCAGAGCAAAGCAAGATTATTATGACATTATGAATAATTCAGTTTTACAAGCAAGCATAACACTCAAATTAAGCACAAGATCCCCTTCTTGACTATCTAGCAAAACCAGACTTCCTTACTTTGTCTCTGAATTGTCATGCCCGCATACTCTTGACACCTTCCTCCATAGTCCATAGTACTACAGACAGTATGAATTCTTTGGCAGGCTGGAGCCCACCTCAGATCCAGTATACTCCCCCTCAGGCATAATGCATGTGTACTTCTGTATACCCAAAATGCAAATGCCCCCATCACATGGCAGGTGACATCTCAACATATGGTgggtacatacatacatacacgtTCAATGATGTAATCAAAGGTCATATGTGTTGCCAGCCAGGTACATATGTGCTTAACATGGCCAGCACCTTAATTTGCTCATCGGTGTCACACACCAGGAATCCCTGCAGTTTGACAACTGCATGTTCATCATGTGAGATAAAGAAAGCTGGTTCCCAGGTCCCGTTTATAAGCTCTCCTTGTGCCTTGCACCCTCTGAAAGGCTGGACATGTTAAtctaagtacaaaaaaaatcaggggCACTGCATAGTAGCAGACTCACTCATCGAGAAGAGCAGCTCGCGTTGTACATATTTTTCCTGGCTTGTTATCATCCGGATCGTACCAGTCTTTGACATTGAATCTCTCAGGGGGGATTTCTACTGTGCAGTTTTTGCCTTCCTCCAGGACTTTCCAGAAATTGTCAACTCCATCACCTGTTGTACAGAAGGTTTTAAAGTAGATTAAATTAGGTGCTCCCCCTCCCCATGCAGACCCAGAAATGCACGCTCACTTACAAGGAACTCCCACGAATAAGTCTAGGTTGCTCCAGTAGAATCACCAGAGAAAGAAACGATCATTCTTTGGtgagaggaaaatggaaaggCAAGATGGATCCCTTCACTGCTTGCCTAAAAGCAGAGGAACCGCACAAAATCCTTTACTTTCTGCTGTCCTCATTTCCCTACTATGTCACTGCCTCTACTAGATACATGCAGCGTGTCCTTAATGACCACACAAGTACGATGAGGTCTTTCTGTATCTGTACAGCAccgctcctcaggcagctccatTGGCAGCAAGAGATCATCTCTGGACAttagctctttgaagacagactGAGCCTACAAATCCTGGGAAAATGCCAGAGGCATTATCCTTTGTCCCTAATGCTAGAGGGGCGCCTAAATCAAACATAAAAGTATGTGTATATTCAACGCTGACAGCATCAAACACCTTGCTACTGGATTGTGAGGGACCCTGTCCTCACTGGTTTTGATCCAGAGCTTCAGCTCCGGGCACTGAGGATAAGTCTGGGCCACCTTCTTAGCCCTGAAACCAACAAACATGGCATCCACACAGTGGCCcacatttctccttctcccagcttTCACTTCACCCAAGATATGTACTGGCTGCACCCCCACTCACTCTGCAAACAGTCCCTTGCTAACCTGTGCCATGCCCCAGCACTGACCAGGAGGGCTCTAACCgacacagggctggggaccctgCTAGCAGACAGCAACAGTGACCACAGGAGAGCATTCCCACCTAATCCCTCCCACGGTGAGTCCATCATCACAGACACAGCCTCAGACAGTAGCCACACACGGGGTACTTCATCAGCTCCCATCACTCAACGGTTCTTTTGAGGCAAGGCCAGAAACGCAGTTCTGAGCACCCACAGTGCAGCATGAGACACGTGTTCGCTTACTGCATGGCGAGGTAATTAAGCACAACATTTCTGAAGAGACTCCCTTTACTGGCATGTCTGGACCAACAGATGGCTTGCACCAAATTGCTATTTAATGCTCGGGCAAGAGACTGCTGCTGCGTATTTACTAGCACTTTACCAGATTCAGAACCATTCATGTTTGCCCACAGTTAGCTATGGGCCACATAGTTATCACTGTGCCACATGGATACATTAGGTATACACCTATTGAGTCTTGTACAAAATGAAGCCAGAAACTGAAACGTGGTGAGGgcgagaaagaaaacagaaaaagggagagaCTAGCGTGGTCACCTTTAGGGCTGAACGCCGACTTGCAAGAACAGAACCGTATTCCACTCCCTGGATCatttctagatttttaaaatctgcatctATCTAATGTAAAGAACATGGAGAGCTtgacagcagcagccagaacCTAGAGATCTCTCACAGCGATCTGAACATCTCCACCCATCTAATTTCAGTCAACCATCTAAACTCAGAATATAAAGTCAGCTGTCACTGTCATAAGGCCCGATTGTCACTACGATTGTAAATATGAGACTACTGTAATACAGGCTGCTGTCTTTTACTATGGTAGGCAACACTAGTTCTTTACTGAAGCTTCCCATCTCGTACAAGAGGCAGTATTTAGGTTTGTATTTGTAAGAGGCAGAACTGGACTAGAGACAGAGCTGTATTTATCCAGCTCTGCTCTCTTCTGGCACCTTTCAAAGTGAGCACTGTAATAAAGGAGGAAGCTTTCTTTTAGTAAGACCCAACCTATTTACACTACAGGCAGAGCTGGTGATGTTGGCAGGCCCTCGATCTGTCCTGTCCCTGTGGATGCGCAGTCCTGCAACAAcacacagccatccagccagcgCGCGTGCAGACAGCTCAAACCATCCCATGCCCACCCAGTTCATGTGTATGAGTTTCGCGTGCGCAGCTCAgtgccctgcctgcaggcagcactgcaggtctCTCTGTCAGCAGACAGATTTGAACCAATTAGTTTCCACCACAGTGTGACCTTTTAAAAAGACCCTACAAGTAGCAAAGCAATGAATTCTACAAAAGTGAGCGCGGAACATGttgttttcctccatttcaaCATTAATAAATGACTGTGCTTTTCAACGTTCACTCGGCAGCCTGCTTTGCTTTTACCCAAAACTTACCTCCAGGAAAGTTGCATCCTATTCCCACAATAGCAATTTCATCCGCAGTCTCGATCTCCATCTCCTGGGCTGTACAATACAGGTATAAGTGTCAGCCAGCTCAAACAATTATGCACTtagcattaaataaatattagGTTAAAAGGTGAACTTCCCACAGGCGCACATACTTGCTAAAAACTTGATTAATCTTGAATGATCTGCTTTTGGTTGTGATGAGAAAGGACATTCTTCACAGGTGACCAGAGCTGCAGGGTATTTTTCTTCTCGTCTCTACTTTTAGAGGAAAATCTCTGACTATTCCCCAGGCTCCCTCATTCCCagacactgccttttttttctgttaacctCTGCTACTCCTGCCACCAGCTGATCTGCTCTCGAGCCTCTCCCTAGATCAGTGCTGCTTCGCTTCTCGCGTAGAGAAGTGAATTGTGCATTGACCAAGGCACGCTTTCAGCCCTATCTTCTCTATCCATAAAGCAGATCTGCCAAACAGACTCTGCAAATTACCTCTTAAAATCAGACCGTGTAAACAGGCAACAGGCAATCAAGTAGCTGAAGGAACAAAAGATGCGTCTTCCACACGCTGGAAAAGTGCCTGGAAAGCAAAACCTTAttcagagctctgctttgctggaTCCCAAGGCTGCTTAGCTTTTCTCTAAATCAGCTCCATCTATAGTCACAGATTAACCCTCACAAACCATGCTCAAAGCCACCAAAAGCTGCAAGATCTCTGTCTTCCTGACAGTGCGCAGTCTCCAGGGAGCCCCACTACAGCCATACGAACAACTGGCCATTCACCTCATTTGCAGCTTCGCAGGGAAAGCTTTTTGTTGAAGCAactcaaaataaaacatgatgTTTTTCAACAAGTTagttgtcaaagaaaaaaaattgtttgagaTGAAATTAAATACCTCAGTATaaaatttaaagctgttttttttttccttaattctggGAAGGGAACTTGTGAGATAAAAATCAGTTCAATTCAATTAATTAGAACTCACTAGGATGCCCACCTCGGAACCCTTCAGTCCTCTTGGACTTGCTTCAGCCCACAAAGAGGAGAAGATACCTGTTGAAAGGCATTTTGGGGGATTCTTGGCACTGGTGACAGATTCTCGCCTCAGTGATACCACAGTAGGTCCCAAAAAGCCCATCTCAGTTATTGACTCATGGCAGTTAAGCAGAGATGAGGCTGTTTTGCAGCCCCACACATCATTAATAGTTTGCATTTCTTGGAGGTTTGCTTtgaaacatgaaattaaaaacaactgCTCAGAGTCACACTTTGAAAAATTTACTTCCTGGTTCCAGAGAAAGTTAACGGGCCGTCTAGCAAAAATAAGGAGACCAGAATCTGGCTTTCTAGGAGTAAAGTCTATTTCACCAATAATACAAATTCTAAAATGCtatgaaaatagttttcttttagttctttcaAAATTGTCTATGATTTCtatgttttcttctatttcatatttcattgctAACCTAAAATTGCAAAGCCCAACATAGATACTCTTATCACAAAGGTACTTTAAAGCATTGTTAGCACTTAAATAGCAtataagagaaaaataaggaCCTTGCAATTATAACATAATATAAATCTTTGGCACCTATAGAGTTATCAGGTGAGCTATGTAACTCTTACCTTGTATCATCCCAGTAGGGTGTACTAATAGGCTGAGTCTTTGGAAGTCATTTATATAGGGTTCTGTGAGGTTTCTTATTCAAATACGCATGCTAGAATGTGGTGAAAACGTTAACgcctttcaaagggaaaaaaggcaatgaGTCATGCGATTAGTCAGTGGCCCCGACTAAAGTTCAAAACTGCTTCCCTGAAGTAGTAAATTCTTGACGAAATCAGGTTTTACACCAGGCCAAGAGTGAAATCCCCGTCTTATCTAACTTCTTACAGTTAGCAAAACAATAAATTGGAGATATCTTGCCATGAAATAGCCCATAAAAGTTTTACGATCTTAAGAATATGATTTAAAAGACTCTGTCTTAAAAGTAACAACTcaatttggtttgcttttaatatGAACAAATCTGAAATAGTGTTTAAAGCCCCATCTATTTGTTGGAGGCACCATTTGTGAAAATTAAGCACAAACTCTCTATGAACTTGAAGCCACAGCTGCATTCTTTTACCAAGCAGGAACATTTAAATATGCAAGCAGAAAAAACCTTGTTGAAATACAAAtagtctgaaaatatttctgagtcCACCAGGACATTAAAAGCAATATTGAGCTTCCTTTCTAAAAACTGCCATcttcttaaaagcaaaacaaacagtagAATATCCAAAAGTAACCTCTGAAGGGATCAAGTTCAGTAGTCTCTGCTAGATACCTTTTTAACTCTCCCTCATCTGATTTCACACTAACCACCCAAACTCACCTTTCTCCTCTTCCGACTTTGTAATGGAAACACAGTGTTGGATGAGACAGGTGAGTTCATGTATCGTTAGAATTTTCCCTGGTCGTGGGACTCAACTCTTtccaaaaaaatagcaaaataccaCTGTGCCGAGAAGAAACAATTTATACTGCCACAGAATAGCTTTGTAACCTGCTCTGAAAAGCTCAAATTTTGCTCTCCATTTCATAGCTGTAAATCTGTCACTCACTTTGCCAAACTCTGAGGTTATTGGGAATTATTTAATGGTTTCTTTAACTAAATTAACCCGTTTCCCTGATGTCTTACTAGGCTGATGCACAAGATGGCTAGTCTGAAGCTGATGTGAGAATCCCTGTATTTTATACATGTCTAAAGAACACTCTTGTCAGTGCTGGTACCATTGACATCCATCCTTGGCAGAGAAGAACGTGGGTTCATCAGGTGAACTAGGAATGCACTCCATTACATTTTCCCAATTACCATCTGAAAGCAATAAATGCTAAGTCATATTTCAAGGTATTGGTTAGGTATTGTAAAGAATATTGAAATAAATCCTGCACAACTGTGGCCATTAATTTCAATGCACACCAAAATAATATGAACACCAGTGACCCAAACACAACGTGAACAATACAAACACTAGTGCAGTACTAAGAAAGTCTTGTTAACGTCATTGGTTCAAAATGTGAGACTAGTTTGCAGTTATCAATGTGTTGCCTGGGTGTTGATGACTTGCACTAATCTCATCACAGCTGGAGTATCTTCATAAACCCAAAGTAAAGTAATGATTGCTCAATCCTTCTAAGCAACGCCAGCAGCAGACACACGAACTAAATATGGAAGCACATGTAGCAATAACGGATTGAGTCTACTATTATTGACATAGGCAGCCTATTTATAACTGAATTGTAAGAAGTTAGTTCGTCATCATTTATTACACA includes these proteins:
- the LOC134510578 gene encoding uncharacterized protein LOC134510578 yields the protein MEIETADEIAIVGIGCNFPGGDGVDNFWKVLEEGKNCTVEIPPERFNVKDWYDPDDNKPGKICTTRAALLDEFNSFDNHLFGINNMEAERMDPQQKLLIECTYKALEDAGVPIEAISGTKTGVFIGLMNRDYEIVTSRAASEINHYDGTGAAMSIAANRVSFTFNLTGPSLTIDTACSSFLFALHYALQAIKSGDCEAAICGGVNCIIDPRTFVSLSKAKMISPEGISKPFSKKADGYGRGEGCGVVFLKPLKKAKEDYSKIWGVINISAVNQNGRSMTPITRPSQIEQEKLLRSIYGTHVDPSVVQYIEAHGTGTAAGDPVEAESLGSVICKNRSSQVSILKMGSVKGNIGHTESAAGAAGLIKVLLMMHHGKIVPSLHYSKEMSSIDTEKLNLAIPTAVEPWEESPEHGRVAGINCFGFGGTNAHVVVRQIKQLEPLPAFKRPLELVLLSAASGKSLQMTMADTADQLRTRNSVTLPGLAYTSACRRSHANYRYRKAFVTNSLQHLQQEVTSAASTELAVSKVEPQLVFVFCGNGVTLKEFSEVLLSSEPVFRDKCEEIEALFQKHAPISLLPRRGHSAKYLLDPELSQPLLFTLQVALASLLKYWGIKPVTAVGHSVGEVAAAHFAGYLSLADAVKVIYHRSRLQAKTASGRMLVVGNIPVQEIAECLHGYSGKVCIAAFNSPVSCTLSGHSDSVDAVQRDLAQAFSQRNIFLHVLNVPAAYHSPSMDMILGELEENIKTLEKQKGEIEVISTLTGVAASENDFAQGKFWARHTREPVAFTQAIKTAARDKENVVFVEISPHRALQRSIKETLGKGTKVFSSLQTDAEYQTLFTLVGNLFELGYNPNWQHFYNGYQSAPLAIPRYQFDRKKLMACLDIHQQANQRSVSSSHPLIYGINSDNTEFGCLLSQETTSYLYEHKNNGVALVPGAFYVELGLASVMNSSRPRVPLSTCQMSISFSAPCVLTQSSQVLNIKLSPQKAVTAFEIVSSSNAVYATGHVVKGPEAVVEESTICVQDIYQRCRSVVSREEVYEALSEIGFQYGSMFRQLSDVHYCQELKEGITNIKVNKETVREMHNYCIHPVLLDCFLQMTAIMTSRTVQSRVGFPSGIGSLVVLRPLEEEMMIYMRTSKTSGNCLEVCGCFMDKHGSVLAELKRVAITFMKQASSRDNEFMFENKWKEVSLSQTIGYLGAMPRVLVFADKFGIAEQLKKYLHPDSRYVMYEDWEALLEGHTQNKMRADVEDYDDILFLWGIQKLNEDFPSKAVDELAKCCEAYRQVIVALREKMSRCSVRVITYRTTERDVDHVNCGFALHGMTRTCVTEVPEITFQMIDLSSSSSLDISVLADVLVKYKSRDYPEVRISQGRTFVAEIRRTPFVDADYGQRVRSLQKSETFTLYTSDPYTAKDLSAELSPSTAPQLEKQSVEIQVDKICLHSEDYFPISVSSRNFGNTLYWNSQAVGKHRLLALDFSGTVTATGNDVKKLKVGDHVVSCYPAAASSRVRIPGTVCFNVKKFPCFQNVPCMSYFILAWEIFSQRLPKGKKGRTLGIISTEPSSVLCHVLSAAAEEMGWRAVLARPTPDKFQYINLCNALVVLPPVNRLSQEDLSHMNFLKDVVIVCGNRQSDCVQNDSGIDHENVSFHILTLASIFQKASLKELQKTVHAWINSMDMKRFRHLSGSVFQQTENLERINSVTSYFTCKPVPLAVLRRQKDITMLSDIPLYESQKKLFKQNAVYVVVGGLTGLGFETVKFIAENGGGCIAILSRKSPSNEKQEEMKALQQQYKGSKVVFVQCDVTSTSDVEKAFQSIANIFARSPIKGVFQSAVVLHDGHVEALTLADFQKVLSPKVAGTLNLHWATRGQELDYFVCYSSVTSFLGNSTQANYAAANSFLDVFCLYRRNCGLSGQSINWGALNLGILLNQTHIQNILESKGIDILQVHEIHEYLRKSLLLNNPQQAVVKLNFQALSHHVFSRILSLKSRFMSLISEEFRNQLETPEETQVQDTALIKSEDYITLLVSDLTRLNPDELTMNTPLSSLGMDSMLAMTIQNRVFQERKVDIPLLKLLDPHTTLSNLVVVLEETSNATGKAEKKKAADDSAENGSWL